Genomic window (Fluviispira vulneris):
GCCTCTTGATATCATTTAGAAACCATACAGAATGTTTAGAATCTTCTATTGTATGCTCGTTTATAATTTCTTGAAAAATATCTATATTTTCAAAATCTCGATAAACATATCTATTTAAATCAGCAAAACTCATGGCAAAATGCGCAATACAGGGAGCTATTGCTAGTCGCTTACGAGGATCAATCGACGAATCTTTTAGAAAAATAAATAAAGGATGTAAATCATATTTCTTATTATACATTTCAATATGAGCCTTGATTTGTTGCATAGATAATCTCCCTGTTTTTACAATTAAATTCTTAAAACATAAGCAACGGTTTCATATAAAAATTCAACTTTTCCATCCTTTTGGTGCATCATAAAAAGACGATTTGTTTCTGCCATAAAGCGATCGTATTTGGGATGATCTTTCGGCGGGGCATAAGAGGTAGAAAGCATACGCCCAATAAGCTCTTCTCTATTTAAAATTTGTTTTGTAGGTATAGAAAACTTTTCAAATTTCTGAGGGAAAAGATCGGCAAGAATTTTTTCATCTTCTATATTTTCAATTTTAACAGAGAGGAAATCGATTGAGTCTTCAATAAATACTTTATGTATACCTGTCATAAAAGCAGATTTTTTATAATCTTTTTTATTCCAAACGATGACTACTTTACCTCGAGGTTTTAATATTCTGCGCATTTCCGCAGCAGTCTCTGCGTTCGAAAACCAATGAAGAGACTGGGCACAAAAAACAAAATCGACTGATTTGTCTTTGAGAGTTGTGTTTACTGATGTTGCATCAACACTCGTATATGATTTTAATTTTTTATAAGAATTTTCAGCAATGGCTCGCATTTCTGGGTTTGGCTCAATAGCAAAGACACGACACTTATTTTTTAATAAGAGCTTGGTAAATTTACCCGTTCCAGCACCGATTTCAGCACATATACTTTTAGAGCTAAAACCATAGCGATCACGTAGAAATTTTATAATTTCGTCTGGGTAGGTTGGTCTGTATTTAGCAAAATCCTTTGCCTTGCCTGAAAATCGATCGGAGGTGTCGAGAAATGCCATAGTATTTTCCTTATTAAATAACAGAAAAACTTCACACACTTTTTGACTTAAAGAACAAGAACCGATTCAGAATATAATGTTCATTTACCAATACAGAACGTAGAAAATATTTTATCAAGGACATTATCTAAATGTATTTCACCCACAATTTCTTCTAATGAGTGTTTAGAATGATTGATTAGTGATGCTATTTTTTCTGGATAGTCCTTTATGGCAATTAACTTAGAACATTCGTTCAAAGAATTTATTGCGTTTAATACTTTGTCTTTTTGTCGCACAGAAATCAAGGTTGGATTCTCTTTTTTGCTCACTTCACCAGTTATTAAATTATGATAATTTACTAAATTTTCACACAGTGATTCTGTATTCGATAAAGAAATCAAAACTAAATTACTATTTAAACAATTTTTATATTCTATATCTTTGGTTAATTTTAAAAAATTTTGATTAAACATATGCAGCATGTTTATTTGGTCATCCGAAAGCAAATCTTGTTTACTTACCACTGGAATAATTTTTTGATCTTCCGATAATTTCACGGAAGTAAAAAATTTGTTTATTTCGGATAATATATGATCGTGAATTCGAGAACAATCTAAATTGTGAATATCTATGACAAGACAAATGACATCAGCAGAAAGAGCGGATTGCAAACTGCG
Coding sequences:
- a CDS encoding class I SAM-dependent methyltransferase, which encodes MAFLDTSDRFSGKAKDFAKYRPTYPDEIIKFLRDRYGFSSKSICAEIGAGTGKFTKLLLKNKCRVFAIEPNPEMRAIAENSYKKLKSYTSVDATSVNTTLKDKSVDFVFCAQSLHWFSNAETAAEMRRILKPRGKVVIVWNKKDYKKSAFMTGIHKVFIEDSIDFLSVKIENIEDEKILADLFPQKFEKFSIPTKQILNREELIGRMLSTSYAPPKDHPKYDRFMAETNRLFMMHQKDGKVEFLYETVAYVLRI